Proteins found in one Bacillota bacterium genomic segment:
- a CDS encoding Hsp20/alpha crystallin family protein — protein sequence MSRGLIPFGRQRNLERNIERTLDRTVSSFRNLLESFFEDDVFEQAFFATDRHMRTDIKETEKEYIIEAELPGFNKDEIQIAVQDDYLTLTAQRLEEKQEENSRYISRERRFGTIRRSFRLDNVDTNNITAKYENGLLCIRLPKLEPRSTSRIIDIQ from the coding sequence ATGTCTAGAGGATTGATACCATTCGGGAGACAAAGAAATTTAGAGCGGAATATAGAAAGAACACTTGACCGAACCGTATCCAGCTTCCGTAATCTTCTGGAAAGTTTCTTCGAGGATGATGTTTTCGAGCAAGCTTTCTTCGCAACAGATAGACACATGAGGACTGACATCAAAGAAACAGAAAAAGAATACATCATTGAAGCTGAGCTGCCAGGGTTTAATAAAGATGAAATTCAAATCGCTGTACAGGACGATTACCTTACGCTTACAGCTCAGCGTCTGGAAGAAAAGCAGGAAGAAAATTCGCGGTACATCAGCCGCGAAAGACGGTTCGGTACTATCAGGAGAAGTTTCAGACTTGATAATGTAGACACGAACAACATTACCGCCAAATACGAAAACGGCTTATTGTGCATCAGGTTACCTAAACTGGAACCTAGAAGCACGAGTCGAATAATTGACATACAATAA
- a CDS encoding tyrosine-type recombinase/integrase, producing MTLMYCGLRVSELVSLKLSDLELKERAGKITVRGKGNKTREVPVSQKVRDVLRDLPGSEKQQP from the coding sequence ATGACCTTGATGTACTGCGGCCTGCGGGTAAGTGAGTTGGTTTCTCTGAAGCTGAGCGATCTCGAATTGAAAGAAAGGGCAGGCAAAATAACCGTGCGGGGCAAAGGCAACAAGACACGGGAGGTACCGGTGTCGCAGAAAGTGCGCGACGTCCTGCGCGACTTACCTGGCAGTGAGAAACAGCAGCCGTAA
- a CDS encoding GNAT family N-acetyltransferase, which yields MISISELNIRHAEPSDYLSIIAVINNWFGGRNVADRLHRLFFTHFRDTSFVIEKDGFLIGFLVGFLSQTYPNEAYIHFVGVHPDYRKQNIGRTLYNLFFDEVKKHNRNTIRCIASPVNKLSIAFHLAMGFEIEPGDAEVDGVQVFRNYDGRGGDRVCFIKNLHIREYMEAMGMV from the coding sequence ATGATTAGTATCTCAGAATTAAACATTCGTCACGCTGAGCCTTCCGACTATCTTTCTATTATTGCCGTGATCAATAACTGGTTTGGAGGAAGAAATGTTGCCGACCGATTGCACAGGCTTTTCTTCACACACTTCCGCGACACCAGTTTTGTTATAGAGAAAGACGGGTTCTTAATTGGATTCTTAGTCGGCTTTTTATCACAAACCTATCCCAATGAAGCCTATATTCATTTTGTTGGCGTTCATCCCGATTACCGAAAACAAAATATCGGGCGAACATTATATAACCTCTTCTTTGACGAAGTCAAGAAACATAATCGTAACACTATCCGATGTATAGCTTCACCAGTGAATAAACTATCAATAGCTTTCCATTTAGCCATGGGATTTGAGATTGAACCCGGCGATGCTGAAGTCGATGGAGTACAAGTATTTCGAAATTATGATGGTCGTGGAGGCGACAGGGTATGTTTTATTAAAAATTTACATATTAGGGAATATATGGAAGCTATGGGGATGGTTTAA